GTTGGCAAAATATATGCTAGAAGCATAGTGATTAATATTGCTACTAACATACCACCTCTCATTACAAGCATCAATTTCTTTTCATCATCATCTTTTGGTGGAAATAAATCTCTTCCAACCGCAGTACCAATGGCATGGAACTGTGAGCTGATTGTAGACATTCCCGCAGCAACAACTACAACAAAGAAGACAGCCATAAACCATTCTGGCATAAAGGTTTGTAAAAATACTGGAATAACGTTATCAGTTCCTTTGGCTGCAACTACAGCTATTTGGCCAAATTTTTCGAAAAAATATACATTTGAAAGTGGTCCAACTATAAAAGCAACACCTGTCATCATCAATATAAAAACACCACCCGCTGGAACAGCTCTATTGATTTCGCGATTGCTTTTTACCGTCATAAATCTTACAACGAGCTGTGGTTGTGCTAAAACACCAATTCCTACTCCCATAACAATAGAAGAAACAACAACCCACCAATTTGTTGATAAGAAGGTTGGCATCGCAGTCCAACCATTGAATCCTGGTGGAACTTTTAATTGTTCAAGCACAGCTGGATTGCTCATTAAGTTGGTCAACTTTTGATGTGCTGCACTTACACCACCTAATCCATGATAAACAGAAATAAGCAATATTGCCATACCTATAAACATAAGACTACCTTGGAAAGCATCAGAATACATAACGCCTTTTATTCCACCAAAGAAAACATAGATTGCAACAACAATTGCAAAGAAAAAAAGCGCAGCGTTATAGTTAACGCCAAGACTCCACTCAATGAATTTTGCCGCTCCAATCATAACCGCAGCTGTATAAACTGGCATAAGGAAGAATATAACCGATCCTGCAAACTTTTGAATAAATACAGATTGATACCTTCTACCAATAAATTCTGGAAAAGTATGCGCATCTAAATTGTGTCCCATTTTCCTTGTTCTTTTTCCAAACAATATAAATGCAATCATGATTCCAAAAAAGATGTTCATAAAGGTTAACCAAAGTAAACTCATACCAAATAATGCTGATGTACCTCCGAATCCAATGATGGCTGAAGTACTAATAAAAGTAGCACCATAGGACAAGGCCATTACCATTGGATGTATTTCTCTTCCGCCAATCATATAATCTTTAGAGTTTTTGGTATGCCTATAGCCTAAGTACCCCAGATATCCAGTAACACCTAGATATAAAAATGTAAATAGTACCTTCAATGTCATAATAATAATCCTCCTATGATCGATCCCTTTCTTTTATTATAATAAATCATTAATTTTGTTCTCATTTTCTTCCCAGATTAACTCCTCATTAATCTCATCAGTTTCTTTTTCTTGCCCCTTATTCCAATTTATTACCCCATAAATAACACAAAATAATGCACACAATACACATAAAGTAAACACGAGGAAAATATTAAAATCTTGAATACCTAACATAATCTTTCCACCTTTCAAATTAAACTCATTATTTTATTCCATTAAAACAAGTCTCAATATGTTTATTTTCAAATTTCGACTTAGTTATAAGAGCTACCACAATTGTTACTAAAATTGAAACGGTCAGAGAAATAATAATAGGATCTACAACTGCTAAATTGCTGCCTACAGGAGTTAAGGTATCTTTGCCTGTTAAAAAAGAACAGACCTTTAATACTGCTGATTCCTTCGTATGTATAAACATCATCCAAAGTATACTTGTAGTAAACCCAGCACTCATACCTGCTATTGCAGCGTATTTCGAAAGTTTTTTAAAATACAAAGCGCCTATATATAAAGGTAAAAATGCTGCAGCACATACACCAAAAAATAGTCCTGTACTGATTGCTATAGCACCATCCCAAATAGAAGGCAAAACAAAGGCAAGGAGAACCGTCATCAATATGGCAATTAGCATACCAATTCTCATAACCAGCATCATTTTTTGCTCCTTTTCTTCTTTGTTTGGAAATAAATCTCGGCCAACTGCAGTACCTATCGCATGAAACTGGGAACTTAAGGTTGACATTCCAGCTGCTACTACTACCACAAAAAATACTGCCATAAACCACTCTGGCATAAACGTTTGAAGAAATAATGGTATAACATTATCTGTTCCTTTTGCAGCAACTACTGCTATTTGTTCATATTTTTCAAAGAAATAGACATTTGATAAGGAACCTACTATATATGCAACTCCAGTCATTATTAAAATAAAGACTCCTCCTGCAGGAACGGCTCTATTGATTTCACGATTGCTTTTCACTGTCATAAATCTTACAACCAATTGTGGTTGTGCCAATGCACCTATACCTACCCCTAAAATAATAGAAGATACTACAATCCACCAGTTCGTAGAAAGAAAGCTTGGCATTGAAGTCCAACCTCTAAAACCTGGTGGTACCTTTAGTTGTTCTAAGACAGCAGGATTACTCATTAAATCGGTCAATTTTTGATGTGCCTGCGATATTCCACCCAATCCTTGATAAACCCATACAAGTAAAATGATCATACCAACAAACATAAGCCCACCTTGAAAGGCATCTGAATACATTACCCCTTTTAGTCCACCAAAAAAAACATATACACCTACAATGATTGCAAAGAAAAACAATGCTATATTATAGTTGACACCTAAACTCCATTCAATAAACTTAGATGCACCAATCATTACTGCTGCTGCATAAATTGGCATTAGAAAAAAAATGACTAAGCCAGCAAATTTTTGAATGAAAACAGATTGAAATCTTCTTCCAATAAATTCTGGAAAAGTATGCGCATCTAAATTGTGTCCCATTTTTCTAGTCCTTTTTCCAAAAACAATAAATGCAATGATAATTCCAAATACGATATTCATTAGCGTTAACCAGAGCAAGCTCATCCCAAATACAGATGATGTCCCACCAAAACCGATGATTGCAGAAGTACTGATAAAGGTTGCTCCATAGGATATAGCCATAATCATTGGATGGATTTCTCTACCCCCAATGAGGTAGTCATTCGAATTTTTGGTATGCTTAAAACCTAAATAACCAAGAAATCCTGTAATTCCTAAATACAATATTGTGAAAATAATTTTTAAAGTCATAACAATAATCCTCCCATTTTATTGCCTTATTCTATTATAATAAATCATTTATTTTGTTATCTTTTTCTTCCCATAATAACTCTTCCTTTATTTCATCCATTTCTTTTTCTTGACCTTTATTCCAGTTTAATACACCATAAACAACACAAAATAACGCACTTATTACACATAAAGAAAATACTAGGAAAATATTCAAATCTTGAATGCCTAACATAATCTCCCCACCTTTCGAAATTAGCTTTACCGCTTTTTAACTACGTCACTTTAAAGCACTATATTATTAAATAGTATATATGAATTCCCATTTTATGTCAATAACTTGAGAAATTTCTATCCAAAAATAAATCTCAATTGAATCGACTTTTTAAGCAAATTATCTTATGTTTTTTTCCTTGGATTTGCTTTTCATGGCAGATTTTAAATAATGTCTAATTTAGTAAGTAAAAACAATATCAATTAGGAAATTTCTTACAAAATACTTTCCAAATCAACCGTAACCACTAATTGAATTGCTACTAATGTTGATATAAATATGGTATAATAGTACTGAGCGCGTTGCTCTATTACGTTTTTAAAGGAGTAAACATTGTTATGCATAAAACCAAAATTATTTGTACTATAGGGCCAGCCAGTGATACACCGGAAATTTTCAGAGAACTCGTATTAAATGGTCTTAGCATTGCAAGAATTAACTTATCTCATGGAGATCAGCCTTATATTCAGCATAGAATTAATGTAATAAAACAAGTTAGAGAAGAACTTAATATTCCTGTAGCCATATTATTAGACACACGTGGCCCAGAAATCCGAACAAAAAGTTTTGTCGACGGTAAAGCTACGCTTGTAGCTGGCAAAGAAATCACCCTATATAATGGTGATTTTGATGGAACAGAAGAAAGCTTCTGCATTACCTATAACAAATTATATAAAGACGTTTCTAAAGGCAATATTATTTTATTAGACGATGGTTTAATTGAACTGGAAGTTATCGATGTGAAAGACAAGGCGATTCATTGTCTCATCAAAAATGGTGGCGTTTTAAAAAATAAAAAAGGCATTAATGTACCAGGTGTTTTCATTAATTTACCTGCATTAACCCAAGACGATATTGATGATATCCTTTTTGGAGTTAAGCTTGATGTGGACTTTATTGCTGCTTCTTTTATTCGAAAAGCAAGTGATGTTCTTGAAATCAAAGAGCTTTTAACAAAAAATGGTGGCGAAGGCATCCAAATTATCTCTAAAATCGAAAGTCAAGAAGGCGTAGATAATATTGATGAAATCATTGCTGTTTCAGATGCAATTATGATTGCTAGAGGTGATTTAGGAGTCGAAATACCAACCGAACTGATTCCTTTAACTCAGAAAATGATTATTGAAAAATGCAACATTACTGATGTACCTGTAATTACTGCAACTCAAATGCTTGATTCTATGATTGTAAATCCTAGACCAACAAGAGCAGAAGTATCTGACGTTGCCAATGCTGTACTTGACGGGACAGATGCCATCATGCTTTCTGGTGAAACAGCTGCTGGCGCTTATCCAATAGAAGCTGTAAAGGTTATGAGAAAAGTTGCTCAGGCTTCAGAAGATTCCCTAAACTATAAACAAATGCTAATAAGAATCTCTAAAGTTCAAGACAATAATATAGCAAATGCAGTAAGCTACTCTACTTGTAGTACAGCTATGAATTTAAATGCGAAAGCAATCATTTGTCCGACACATAGCGGAAAAACAGTTAGACTGATTGCGATGTTTAGGCCAAGTGTTCCTATCATAGCTTTAACAACAAACGAGAGAACACAAAGACAAATGCAGTTGAGTTGGGGCGTTATTCCTATTCTTATTGCAGAAGAAACTTCTTCTGATGTTTTGTTTTATAAATCTATTCAAAAGGCAAAATCTATGGGCCTAGTGGCTCCAAAGGATTTGGTTATTATAACTGCTGGTATTCCTCTTGGGGTAGCTGGTTCGACGAATCTTATGAAGGTTCAGGAAGTTGAGTAAAAAGTGATGAAGTAGTTATAAAGTAAAGTTGTCGACAAAAGGGTTATATATACATGTTTTTTCCGCTCTGTTGCACCATCCTGGTGCAAAGTCGCGCGCTGCGCCATCCATGGCTCCGCTGTCAAACATATATATATAACCCTTTTGTCTCTGTAATGTTTCCTATTAAACAAGAAAATCGGCTGCGCAGCGTTAAATAACATTGTTATTTATACGCCGAGTTAAAACTCTCGTTACCTATCTGCCACTTTTCCAATTGCATATGCATATCTATCCTTGTAAACAAAAAAATAGCTAGCTATTAGCATAAAATATTACTAGTAAAGAAATCATTATGAAATAATGATACCGGTTTTTGACAATTCAATGAGAAGCAGAGACAAAAGCATTTTTTCTTCTAGATTAATACAAAAGGCAGTAAGTGTTCATTTTTCGCTAGACCGGCCGAAGGGTAAGGCCAGAAAAATGAACACTTACTGCCTAATAATGAATACACCTATCAGAAAAAATGCTTTTGTCGACAGTCTAACTCATTATGTTGTCTATTCTATTGCTTTACCTCTTCAATGGTATTAGGTGCGTTTTTTGATTTGATTGCTCTGTTAAGATAAGCGGCAACGATGGCGGTGAAAGGTATTGTGATAACAAGACCAATGGTGCCTGCGAGGGCTCTTACGATTTCTACTACGATCATGTCGTAATTTATAGTTTCTATCAGTGGCTTATTATAAGCAAGTATTAAGATTAATATGTTTAGGGAGGAGCCAGTATACGCTAGAATTAAGGTGTTTACCATTGTACCCATGATGTCTCTGCCTATATTCATACCTGATTGAAATAGTTGCTTGATTCCCATATTAGGATTTGCTGCTTTTACTTCAACAATTGAGGAAGATATGGACATACTAACATCCATGACTGCGCCTAAAGCACCTAATAGGATTGATGCAAAAAGAAGGCCACTAAAATTAAATTGCGTACCTTGGGGGATAAATGTAAGTTGTTGAACCTCTTCATAGGTAAAACCAATTAGCTTTGCATAATTGCTGAAGGTATATGCTAAAACACCTGCTACAAGCACACCTGCTAGAGTACCAAGGATGGAGGTTAAAGTTTTTTTGCTAAAACCACTTATAATCATGATAGTCGTAATTGAAATTAACGTAGCAATCAGAACTGACAATATAATTGGGTCATCTCCCAATAATATTCTTGGCAAGAAAACCTTTAGTACCAATACTACAGTTAATATAAGTGAAATCAATGCTTTTAAACCTTTTAATCTTCCTATAGCTACTACCAATATTATAAAAATCGCAATTAAGTAAATAATAAATCTGTCTCTTTTATAGCTTACTATGTAGGCATTGGATACGATGGTTTTACTTTCATCCAATTCAAGATATAGCAAAACCTCATCACCTACATGGGCTTCAATATGAGGCGTGGAACTTTCAAAAACATCCTCAATATTTATTTTTTGATCTTTATAACGTGCATCTGTTATGATCGCAACATATTTTATGCTTGTGGTTTCATAGCCCGTATTGTTCTTTGTTGTTTTACCTAATTCTTCAGTTATTTTCGCGCTATACAGTTCGCCCTCTGGGTTCAAATGGTTCCCTTTGGTTGGTTGTATTAGAACCCACACTAAAATACCAACAGCTAAGATAGCAATTCCATATTTCATCCATTCTTTTTTTAGATTCATTCTCTTCACCATACCTAACTGCTGTGTCTTTTGATAATTTTAAGCCTTGTAAATTCTTCTCGTTCCTTTTCTTCTAAGGCATTTTGTATATCTTTTGTTAATTTCTCATAACGTGGAATCATAATATTTGTTAAGGCATTGGCTCTTTTTTGAGTTCTCTTAATATTGATTGCCAATCTATAAATAGCATTTTCAAACTCAGCCAAATCTATTGATAAATGCTTCACTTTTTCAAACTTATGATAGGCATCGTCCAAAGAAATGGTGGTTCTTGCAAATCCATACTGTGGTTTTAAAGACTCTTTGGGCATGCTCAACATTGGTATTTCTACCCCCATTATACTTCGAACCTTTATTTCCACTCGATCTTCTTCCTCAACTGATTGTCCAATTTGTTCCACAGTATTAATACCAATAGCAATATTTGCTTGTTGTAAGGCTTGATATGCCTGTCTAAAAGTGGTATCAATTTGAGCTTGAATTTCTTCAGCCTTAGCTATCAATGCCATCATTTCAGTAACCAAAATGGTTCTTTTTTTGTCTAATAAGTCATAGCCTTGTCTCGACAAGGCAAGTGTATTTTTTGCAACTATTAAATTACCCTTGGTTGGAAATAAAGTGTTTTCCAAAATGCATCACTTTCCTTTTTATAACGGATTGGGTTAGTTCATTTAAGCTTTGGGTTTATAATATTTATCAAGCACTTCCTCACCCATTCGGTCTAGCTCTTCTCTTGGTAAGAGTCCTAACAACTCCCAACCAATGTCTAAGGTACCATCCATAATTCTATTCTCATCTTTTGTTTGAGCTACAAATCTTTCCTCAAAATTTCTGCCAAAAGTCATATAGCGTTTATCCATTTCAGATAATTCATCTTCCCCGATAACGGATGCCAATGCCTTTACTTCCTGTACATGGGCATAAGAAGCAAAAAGTTGATTCGCGATTTGCGGATGATCATCTCTTGTAAATCCATGACCTATACCATCCTTCATAAGCCTCGACAAAGAAGGCAATACGATAATCGGTGGGTAAACACCTTTTTGATGTAATCCTCTGTCTAGAACAATCTGTCCTTCTGTAATATATCCTGTTAAATCAGG
This genomic interval from Firmicutes bacterium HGW-Firmicutes-1 contains the following:
- a CDS encoding sodium:solute symporter — protein: MTLKVLFTFLYLGVTGYLGYLGYRHTKNSKDYMIGGREIHPMVMALSYGATFISTSAIIGFGGTSALFGMSLLWLTFMNIFFGIMIAFILFGKRTRKMGHNLDAHTFPEFIGRRYQSVFIQKFAGSVIFFLMPVYTAAVMIGAAKFIEWSLGVNYNAALFFFAIVVAIYVFFGGIKGVMYSDAFQGSLMFIGMAILLISVYHGLGGVSAAHQKLTNLMSNPAVLEQLKVPPGFNGWTAMPTFLSTNWWVVVSSIVMGVGIGVLAQPQLVVRFMTVKSNREINRAVPAGGVFILMMTGVAFIVGPLSNVYFFEKFGQIAVVAAKGTDNVIPVFLQTFMPEWFMAVFFVVVVAAGMSTISSQFHAIGTAVGRDLFPPKDDDEKKLMLVMRGGMLVAILITMLLAYILPTIWDGAIAISTGLFFGVCAAAFLPLYVGALYFKKLSKVAAVSGMCAGFITSVLWMMFIHTKESAVLKICSLLFGKDTLVPAGNNLAVVDPIIISLAISILVTLVVAFMTKSKFENKHIDTCFNGIK
- a CDS encoding sodium:solute symporter translates to MIVMTLKIIFTILYLGITGFLGYLGFKHTKNSNDYLIGGREIHPMIMAISYGATFISTSAIIGFGGTSSVFGMSLLWLTLMNIVFGIIIAFIVFGKRTRKMGHNLDAHTFPEFIGRRFQSVFIQKFAGLVIFFLMPIYAAAVMIGASKFIEWSLGVNYNIALFFFAIIVGVYVFFGGLKGVMYSDAFQGGLMFVGMIILLVWVYQGLGGISQAHQKLTDLMSNPAVLEQLKVPPGFRGWTSMPSFLSTNWWIVVSSIILGVGIGALAQPQLVVRFMTVKSNREINRAVPAGGVFILIMTGVAYIVGSLSNVYFFEKYEQIAVVAAKGTDNVIPLFLQTFMPEWFMAVFFVVVVAAGMSTLSSQFHAIGTAVGRDLFPNKEEKEQKMMLVMRIGMLIAILMTVLLAFVLPSIWDGAIAISTGLFFGVCAAAFLPLYIGALYFKKLSKYAAIAGMSAGFTTSILWMMFIHTKESAVLKVCSFLTGKDTLTPVGSNLAVVDPIIISLTVSILVTIVVALITKSKFENKHIETCFNGIK
- the pyk gene encoding pyruvate kinase, whose amino-acid sequence is MHKTKIICTIGPASDTPEIFRELVLNGLSIARINLSHGDQPYIQHRINVIKQVREELNIPVAILLDTRGPEIRTKSFVDGKATLVAGKEITLYNGDFDGTEESFCITYNKLYKDVSKGNIILLDDGLIELEVIDVKDKAIHCLIKNGGVLKNKKGINVPGVFINLPALTQDDIDDILFGVKLDVDFIAASFIRKASDVLEIKELLTKNGGEGIQIISKIESQEGVDNIDEIIAVSDAIMIARGDLGVEIPTELIPLTQKMIIEKCNITDVPVITATQMLDSMIVNPRPTRAEVSDVANAVLDGTDAIMLSGETAAGAYPIEAVKVMRKVAQASEDSLNYKQMLIRISKVQDNNIANAVSYSTCSTAMNLNAKAIICPTHSGKTVRLIAMFRPSVPIIALTTNERTQRQMQLSWGVIPILIAEETSSDVLFYKSIQKAKSMGLVAPKDLVIITAGIPLGVAGSTNLMKVQEVE
- a CDS encoding YibE/F family protein, giving the protein MVKRMNLKKEWMKYGIAILAVGILVWVLIQPTKGNHLNPEGELYSAKITEELGKTTKNNTGYETTSIKYVAIITDARYKDQKINIEDVFESSTPHIEAHVGDEVLLYLELDESKTIVSNAYIVSYKRDRFIIYLIAIFIILVVAIGRLKGLKALISLILTVVLVLKVFLPRILLGDDPIILSVLIATLISITTIMIISGFSKKTLTSILGTLAGVLVAGVLAYTFSNYAKLIGFTYEEVQQLTFIPQGTQFNFSGLLFASILLGALGAVMDVSMSISSSIVEVKAANPNMGIKQLFQSGMNIGRDIMGTMVNTLILAYTGSSLNILILILAYNKPLIETINYDMIVVEIVRALAGTIGLVITIPFTAIVAAYLNRAIKSKNAPNTIEEVKQ
- a CDS encoding V-type ATP synthase subunit D encodes the protein MENTLFPTKGNLIVAKNTLALSRQGYDLLDKKRTILVTEMMALIAKAEEIQAQIDTTFRQAYQALQQANIAIGINTVEQIGQSVEEEDRVEIKVRSIMGVEIPMLSMPKESLKPQYGFARTTISLDDAYHKFEKVKHLSIDLAEFENAIYRLAINIKRTQKRANALTNIMIPRYEKLTKDIQNALEEKEREEFTRLKIIKRHSS